From the Winogradskyella forsetii genome, the window TAACAATAATTGAACTTATCTACAGTGTCAGGCTCAAGGTAGCGTTTACCTCCATAAAAGCCTTTTTGCAGATACATCTGCATTATTTTGGCTACATCATTGGCATTACTAAAAATACCAGCATGGCCGCCTACGCCTCCTTGCATCGCAGCTCCCATATCGTGGACATAACCATGCACTTTTTTATAGCGGTAATAATTGTCGATTTCTGTTGGGACAATATCCTTTAAGCTGAACTTTTTTCGTGGGTTATAAGTGGTATAATTTGCTCCTAAAGATTTATAAAAGCGATCCTCAGTAATTTCACTTAAGGGCTTATCGTAAAAGTCTTCCAAATAATCACTTAAAATATAATACGGCAAATCACTATAGCGATAACGCAAACTTGAAAGCAAATCACTTTCCTGTATGATTTTCTGAATGGAATCCTTATAATCATTCCGCATAAAAAGCGTATTGGTCACCTCTATTTCAAAACCTTTGGTTCGTTTTTTTCTATAATATTTAGGATCTGGTTTTTGAGTCATCGTATCCAATGTGGCATAATAAAACGGAATCCAAGGTTTAAGCTGCGCATAGTGCGACAACATTTTCTTTAAAGTGACATTCTTCTTATTCGTATTTTTATAATCTGGTATTAATTTGCTCAGTTTATCATCGAGCGATAAGGAACCTTTTTCTTCAAGCTCCATTAAAACAGGTAATGTTGCCAATATTTTTGTCAGCGAAGCCACATCGTAAATATCATCAAAATCGACTGCATTCTTTTTTGCGTAAGTGTGATAACCAAAATTCTTATTATAAATCACTTTTCCTTTTCGCGCGACCAATAACTGAATTCCAGGAGTCATGTTACCATTAACAGCATAATTGGCGACAGAATCTATTCGGCTTAATAATTGAGAATCCATACCAACGCGTTCTGGTAAACCGTAACTCAAATTCATCAATGAATTATAAATTTCTCCCGTACCTACCGGAAAAAATTGTCCAGTGCTAACTGGCAGTTTTCCTTTAGCAGGAATGGCTCCAAAAATCAACTGTGCCGATTTTTCCTGAGCTATCTTACTGTTTTGATAACTCATGACGATGCCTTCAATGTTTTCAACAGATAACAAATCGTTTAACGCATAGGGTCTAGCGAAAACATCTAGGATAACGTTATTGGTTCTAGAGATTTCGTATAACCATGCCATTTCCTTTTGTGAGAATTCAAAATCTTTCCAAGGACTGGCATTTGATCTATGAAAACCAACAACGACTGTGTTGTAATTTTGAAGTTTTGTAATTATCCCATCCAATTTATCAGCTTTGATCTCATGGACTTTGGTGTATTTTTTCAATTCATCCAAAAAGACGGAACTATCGTCATCGCCAAGGGTCACATAAGCAATTTTCTTAGTTTGTAGATCACGAAGTGGTAACAATGAATTGGTATTTTTTACAACCGTTATCGCATTTTCCATGAGTTCTTCATAGAGTAAATCATCTTTAAGTCGGTTTAAGTCCTTTTCCAAATTATAAATGCCGATAGGCGAATAATTATTCAGTCCGACTTTATACTTAGCCATCAGAATTTTCTTAACTGAATGTGCTAATCGTTTTTCAGTAATCGTCTTGTTCTTGTAAGCTTCTACAAATTTAGCGATACCTTTTTCTGGATCTTCGGACATCAACATCACATCATTTCCTGCTAAAAATGCCATTAAATCTATTTCGCCTCCTTTTACCAAACTCTTTGTTCCTGTGCCATCCACCCCTTTTTCGACATAATCTGCAGCACCTTTCATGGTTAAGGCATCTGTAAAAATCAAGCCATTAAAGCCTAATTGTCCTTTTAAAATATCGGTAACAATATGTTTGGATAATGAGGATGGAAATCCACGTCGTGCTTCTAAACTCGGCACATTCAAATGCGCCACCATGACACTCGCTAGACCTTCGTTTATTAATTTTCTATAAGGATAAAGCTCTACAGAATCGATTCGTTTGGCACTAAAATTAACAGTTGGCAATTCTAAATGCGAATCTGCCTCAGTATCGCCATGCCCAGGGAAATGTTTGGCATTCGCCAATGTTCCTGCACTTTGCATACCTTTCATAAACGCTAAGCCTTTTTCGGTAACGTTATCCCTATCTTCTCCAAAAGATCGGTTTCC encodes:
- a CDS encoding glycoside hydrolase family 3 N-terminal domain-containing protein; the encoded protein is MRYFALFLICSYFQVNFAQNYAEKPLQTKDSIQQQKWVDNLYNSMSVEEKIGQLFMVQVFSDKGRAHENDIAKLITDQHIGGLIYSKGGPVRQAKLNNELQAASKIPLLIGMDAEWGLSMRLDSTYAFPWNMTLGAISDNKLVEQTGRQIGEHCKRLGVHFNFAPAVDINTNPKNPIIGNRSFGEDRDNVTEKGLAFMKGMQSAGTLANAKHFPGHGDTEADSHLELPTVNFSAKRIDSVELYPYRKLINEGLASVMVAHLNVPSLEARRGFPSSLSKHIVTDILKGQLGFNGLIFTDALTMKGAADYVEKGVDGTGTKSLVKGGEIDLMAFLAGNDVMLMSEDPEKGIAKFVEAYKNKTITEKRLAHSVKKILMAKYKVGLNNYSPIGIYNLEKDLNRLKDDLLYEELMENAITVVKNTNSLLPLRDLQTKKIAYVTLGDDDSSVFLDELKKYTKVHEIKADKLDGIITKLQNYNTVVVGFHRSNASPWKDFEFSQKEMAWLYEISRTNNVILDVFARPYALNDLLSVENIEGIVMSYQNSKIAQEKSAQLIFGAIPAKGKLPVSTGQFFPVGTGEIYNSLMNLSYGLPERVGMDSQLLSRIDSVANYAVNGNMTPGIQLLVARKGKVIYNKNFGYHTYAKKNAVDFDDIYDVASLTKILATLPVLMELEEKGSLSLDDKLSKLIPDYKNTNKKNVTLKKMLSHYAQLKPWIPFYYATLDTMTQKPDPKYYRKKRTKGFEIEVTNTLFMRNDYKDSIQKIIQESDLLSSLRYRYSDLPYYILSDYLEDFYDKPLSEITEDRFYKSLGANYTTYNPRKKFSLKDIVPTEIDNYYRYKKVHGYVHDMGAAMQGGVGGHAGIFSNANDVAKIMQMYLQKGFYGGKRYLEPDTVDKFNYCYYCSNNNRRGIGFDKPQLGDEGPTCGCLSMTSFGHSGFTGTYAWADPEEEIVYIFLANRTYPQAGKNLLLREDIRTEIQRLIYEAIIE